A genome region from Halalkalibacillus sediminis includes the following:
- the rplA gene encoding 50S ribosomal protein L1, whose amino-acid sequence MAKHGKKYQDALKLVDRTNAYGVNEAIELVKKTSIANFDETVEAAFRLGVDPKKADQQIRGAMVLPNGTGKSQRVLVFAKGDKVKEAEAAGADYVGDAEYINKINQGWFDFDVVVATPDMMAEVGKLGRVLGPKGLMPNPKTGTVTFEIEKAVEEIKAGKVEYRVDKSGNVHVPIGKVSFDEQKLAENFEAITETLVKAKPQSSKGVYMRNAAVSSTMGPGIRVDVSGFIRK is encoded by the coding sequence ATGGCTAAGCATGGTAAGAAGTATCAAGACGCCCTAAAGCTTGTAGATCGTACAAATGCTTACGGCGTGAACGAAGCAATTGAATTAGTCAAAAAGACATCAATTGCGAATTTTGATGAAACAGTTGAAGCTGCTTTCCGTTTGGGTGTAGACCCTAAGAAAGCTGACCAGCAAATCCGTGGTGCGATGGTGCTACCAAACGGTACTGGTAAATCACAACGCGTTTTAGTATTTGCTAAAGGCGACAAAGTGAAAGAAGCAGAAGCTGCTGGCGCTGATTATGTAGGTGATGCAGAGTACATCAACAAAATCAACCAAGGTTGGTTCGATTTTGATGTAGTTGTTGCAACTCCTGACATGATGGCTGAAGTTGGTAAGTTAGGTCGAGTATTGGGACCTAAAGGCTTAATGCCAAACCCGAAAACTGGAACAGTTACTTTCGAGATCGAAAAAGCTGTTGAAGAAATCAAGGCTGGTAAAGTAGAATACCGCGTTGATAAATCAGGTAACGTACATGTTCCAATCGGTAAAGTTTCATTTGATGAGCAAAAGTTAGCAGAAAACTTTGAAGCAATCACTGAAACATTGGTTAAAGCTAAACCACAATCATCAAAAGGTGTTTACATGCGTAATGCTGCCGTTTCTTCTACAATGGGTCCTGGAATCCGTGTAGATGTATCTGGTTTCATCCGCAAGTAA
- the rplL gene encoding 50S ribosomal protein L7/L12, which yields MTHEQIIDAIKEMSVLELNDLVKAIEEEFGVTAAAPVAAAGAGAGEAAAEEKTEFDVVLEDAGASKIKVVKAVREITGLGLKDAKDLVDNAPGAIKEGAAKEEAEEMKEKLEEAGAKVELK from the coding sequence ATGACACATGAGCAAATCATTGACGCGATTAAAGAAATGTCAGTTCTAGAATTGAACGACTTAGTTAAAGCTATCGAGGAAGAATTCGGAGTAACAGCTGCTGCACCAGTTGCTGCTGCAGGAGCAGGCGCTGGAGAAGCTGCTGCTGAAGAGAAAACTGAATTTGACGTTGTACTTGAAGATGCAGGTGCTTCTAAAATCAAGGTTGTTAAAGCAGTACGCGAAATCACTGGTCTTGGTCTTAAAGACGCAAAAGACTTAGTTGACAACGCACCAGGAGCTATTAAAGAAGGCGCAGCTAAAGAAGAAGCTGAAGAAATGAAAGAAAAATTAGAAGAAGCAGGCGCTAAAGTAGAATTAAAATAG
- the rplJ gene encoding 50S ribosomal protein L10, whose product MSTVLEHKQQQVSQIAEKLENSKTTVLVDYRGLDVAEVTELRQQLREAGVEFKVYKNTMTRRATEQAGYEGLNDILVGPTAIAFCEEDAVAPAKVLGQFAKEHDALEIKGGIVEGNIATLDQLKELAELPSYDGLVSMLLSVLQAPVRNFAYATKAVAEQKEEEEGA is encoded by the coding sequence ATGAGCACAGTTTTAGAACACAAACAGCAACAAGTATCACAAATCGCTGAAAAACTTGAGAACAGCAAAACGACAGTTCTTGTAGATTATCGCGGTTTGGATGTTGCAGAAGTCACTGAATTACGCCAACAATTGCGTGAGGCAGGCGTTGAATTCAAAGTGTACAAGAACACAATGACTAGACGCGCGACTGAGCAAGCTGGCTATGAAGGTCTAAACGATATCTTGGTTGGACCGACTGCTATTGCTTTTTGTGAAGAAGATGCAGTAGCACCAGCTAAAGTATTAGGTCAGTTCGCTAAAGAACATGACGCTTTAGAGATTAAAGGCGGAATTGTAGAAGGTAACATCGCAACTCTTGATCAGTTGAAAGAGCTTGCAGAACTACCTTCATACGACGGTCTTGTATCTATGCTACTCAGCGTATTACAAGCACCAGTACGAAACTTCGCATACGCTACAAAAGCCGTTGCGGAACAGAAAGAAGAAGAAGAAGGCGCTTAA
- a CDS encoding class I SAM-dependent methyltransferase — MSEHYYSQKPTSTSNPSHFNATIRTFTFTFQTDDGVFSKKQIDFGTKTLLEHFEQPEVLGDLLDLGCGYGPIGITLAKEFDERNIFMVDINERAVELAKENASINEVGNVEVLESDGVDTVKNQTFAAVLTNPPFRAGKAIVHQMIEDSFPLLKTNGELWVVVQKKQGAPSLKAKMEEIYENAEVVARSKGYFVLRSIKID; from the coding sequence ATGAGCGAGCACTATTACTCACAGAAACCCACAAGTACAAGCAACCCTTCACATTTTAACGCAACCATTCGAACATTCACATTTACCTTCCAAACAGACGATGGAGTATTTTCAAAAAAGCAAATAGATTTTGGCACTAAGACATTACTAGAACATTTTGAACAACCCGAAGTGCTCGGTGATCTATTAGATTTAGGTTGTGGCTACGGGCCGATTGGTATTACTCTAGCAAAAGAATTTGATGAACGTAATATATTCATGGTTGATATCAATGAACGGGCTGTAGAATTGGCAAAAGAAAATGCCTCGATCAACGAAGTTGGAAATGTAGAGGTGCTTGAGAGTGACGGCGTAGATACTGTAAAAAACCAAACATTCGCTGCTGTATTAACAAACCCGCCGTTCCGAGCTGGCAAGGCAATTGTCCATCAAATGATCGAAGATAGCTTTCCTCTTTTAAAAACGAATGGAGAGTTATGGGTGGTAGTACAGAAAAAGCAAGGAGCACCATCGCTGAAAGCGAAGATGGAGGAAATTTATGAAAATGCAGAGGTTGTTGCACGATCTAAAGGTTATTTTGTGCTCCGTTCCATTAAGATTGACTGA